In Nymphaea colorata isolate Beijing-Zhang1983 chromosome 5, ASM883128v2, whole genome shotgun sequence, one genomic interval encodes:
- the LOC116254028 gene encoding CASP-like protein 4B4 → MGDSGQSTTTATNNENDNHGHPRSPGSAPNPNATAPRTEPVDLEQGSASITSILRRWRTEDLVRRSGLVLRGYALAFSLLSFIIMAANKHGGWMDYDNYEEYRYCLSIATIAGFYTLCQVGRQIHELMTGKELVRRPTILYIDFFGDQVMAYLLLSASSAAVPQTNRFRENNDNAFTDMSSAAISMSFFAFAFLAASSLVSGFKLSRQTYI, encoded by the exons ATGGGGGACTCCGGCCAGTCCACTACCACCGCCACCAACAACGAGAACGACAACCATGGGCACCCGAGATCTCCCGGCTCAGCACCGAATCCGAATGCCACAGCGCCGCGGACGGAGCCGGTCGACCTCGAACAAGGATCTGCGTCGATCACGTCGATTCTAAGAAGATGGAGGACGGAGGATCTGGTCAGGCGAAGCGGTTTGGTTCTCAGGGGATATGCCCTGGCCTTCTCCTTACTCTCTTTCATAATCATGGCTGCTAACAAGCACGGCGGTTGGATGGATTACGACAATTATGAAGAATACAG GTACTGCCTGTCGATAGCCACCATCGCCGGATTCTACACGCTGTGCCAAGTCGGTCGCCAGATTCACGAGTTAATGACCGGAAAAGAGCTCGTGCGACGGCCGACGATCCTGTACATCGACTTCTTCGGAGATCAG GTAATGGCGTATCTGCTGCTGTCAGCATCGTCGGCAGCGGTTCCCCAGACAAACAGGTTCCGGGAGAACAACGACAATGCCTTCACGGACATGTCGTCGGCAGCCATCAGCATGTCGTTCTTCGCCTTCGCCTTCCTCGCCGCCTCTTCTCTCGTTTCCGGCTTCAAGCTGAGCAGGCAGACCTACATCTGA